The proteins below are encoded in one region of Ascochyta rabiei chromosome 9, complete sequence:
- a CDS encoding 40S ribosomal protein mrp10, whose protein sequence is MVPKPQGQAMQSVTHRPLPPLPKLRVRRPNKPETNPCLGAMSSVLGCWASSGYSVQGCAQLEQKLRQCMDQPRDKNQKKNNINYHLSRMYPNIVGPHKRK, encoded by the exons ATGGTGCCCAAGCCGCAGGGTCAGGCCATGCAGTCGGTCACGCATCGCCCTCTGCCCCCGCTCCCCAAGCTCCGCGTCCGCCGTCCGAACAAGCCAGAGACGAACCCGTGCCTGGGCGCAATGTCATCCGTACTGG GCTGCTGGGCATCGTCAGGTTACAGCGTCCAGGGCTGCGCACAGCTGGAGCAGAAGCTGCGGCAGTGCATGGACCAGCCG CGCGACAAGAACCAGAAGAAGAACAACATCAACTACCACCTGTCGCGCATGTACCCCAACATTGTCGGCCCCCACAAGCGAAAATAG